The genomic segment CCAAATTTGTTCTAGCGGCTCCCCGAAATAATTGCTGTCGATGCTCTCCTCGACATAATTGCGTCCATCCTGATCACGGTTGTACAAAAAGGGCAATACGCGGCTTAATTTCCTGCGCTTTAGCACATTCGCACAATGGTTGTAAGCGATCCGGTACAGCCATGCAGAAAATGACAGTGAGTACGTATACTGGTCAAGATGCTCGTAGGCACGAAACAGGACTTCCTGGACAGCGTCTTCCGCATCTTGGCGATGACCGAGCATGTGATAGCAGTATGTAAAGATCGGTTGTTGATAGTGATCGATAATAAGTTCGTATTGCTCAAGAGAACCTGCTTTTATCTCAATCAGCAGGCGCTCTATCTCTGTTTTTTCCACTGTTTGCCCTCCTCTCACTATGAATAACAACTGGCATCTTTTGTTTGTGACACCTATTTTAGAAATTTTTGGCTATACAAATAAAAAGGGTGTTCCACCCGTTTCGTACGAAAAACCTCGTACTTACGAAAGGAACACCCTTATTCCATGCTTGCATTCATTTGTTTGTTCGTACTCTTGTCGAATGTCTTGATTCTTTCCCGGGAAATCGACAGCACCTGTCGGCTTCGCTTTAGAAATGCTCTCCGTTGGCATAATAGCTTTCTTTTTGATAAGCGACAAATGCCATCTCTACTTCTGGAATGCCAAGAGATAGGACATGCTTTGTTACAATCTGGGCAAACTGGTCACGAACTTCTTGCCCACGCTCGAACCACGCTACTTCGATAAAAGGAAACGACTCCACGATTTTCCCGCCAAAAACGCCTGTCGTCTGTAAGCATTCGATCGTGAAATTGTCCGTGCCGCATTGGCATAGTGCAGCAAGCTCCACTGCAAGCGGTTCGCTAATCGTTGCCATTTGTTCGGCTTGAATGCCTCGAACGATAAGATGTGGCATGATGATCCCTCCTGAAAAGTCCATATGCTCTATCTTACCGTTCAGCAGGCAAAAAGAGTAGAAAAAACTAGGTCAGAGCTGGGGCGTTTCCGTGCTTTCCTACTGCCTCTTGCACCCGCGCTTCTTTGTTCCCTTGCTGCAATTGATACATCTGATAGTACCTGCCTTGCTTCTCCATCAAGTCCTCATGCTTTCCTCGCTCTACAATTCTGCCTCGATCCAGTACGAGAATTTGATCTGCATTTTTGATCGTAGACAGGCGATGAGCAATGATGAAGGTCGTTCTCCCTTTTTTCAACACCTCAAGTGCATTTTGAATAATGCCCTCTGTTTCCGTGTCGATGCTGGCAGTCGCTTCATCCAGAATGAGGATAGCCGGATCAAACGCGAGAGCACGCGCAAACGAAATTAACTGACGCTGTCCGAGTGAAAGCGTGCTGCCCTTCTCGATAACGGGTTCATCGAATCCTTTCGGAAGACTGCGGAACAGTTGATCTGCCCCTACATCACACAAGGCTTTCTCTACTTTTTCCTGCGAAATCGACGGATCATCCAGACTGACATTGGAACGAATCGTTCCTGTAAACAAAAACGGGTCCTGCAAAACAATAGCCATATGCTGACGAAGCTGCTGTTTGGAAAACTCCTGCACATTGCGCCCATCAATCATAATCGCTCCACTGTTTACATCATAGAAACGGAGTAACAGATTGATAATCGAGCTTTTTCCCGAGCCTGTGTGACCAACCAGTGCCACTGTCTCTCCAGGCCAAGCTTCAAATGAAATGTTTTTCAGCACGTATTGGTCGTCTTTGTAGGCAAAAGAAACATCATCAAAGCGGACATTCCCCTGATAGCAAGGAACCTTTGCAGGATCAACGTCAACGCCCTCTTCATCCAGCAGCTCAAACACACGTGACGCTGCAACGAGCGATTGCTCCAGGTTCGCCAATTGGTTGACGATCTGCGTCATCGGCTGGAATAAGCGATTGAGATAATCGACGAATGCGTAGAGGACACCAAGCGAGAGCAGTGTACCTATCCCGAGGGAGGCACCGCCGAAATACCAGATGAACAACACAAACGCGATATTGCGGATGAACTGAACCAGGTTAAACGAAGCGGTCGCATTGAGCCGCAGCATTTTATTTTGATAGGTGAAAAGCTCTTCGTTCAGTTCGCCGAATTCCCGCATCGTCTCCTTTTCTCTGCGAAATGCCTGAATGATCGGCATCCCTTGGATCGACTCGTTAATCATCCCGTTGATGTCGCTAATGCGTGCCCGAATCACATGGTTGAATGCAGAAGCGTACTTGCGGTACAAGTAAATCCACACAACCATGATAGGCAAAATGACCAGACAAACGAGCGCGAGTCGTACATCAAGCAAGAACAGCGCCACGAAAATACCGATTAAATAAATCCCGCTCGTAATGAAGTTGCCGAGTACATTCGTAAACAGCTCACGGATTGCCTCGGTATCGTTTGTGACACGAGCAACCACCTTCCCGGCAGGGAGATGATCGAAATATTGAATGGGCAATCGTTGAATATGCGCGAACACATCAATACGCAGTCTCTCGATGACCTGATTCGCTGATTTTTGCCATAAGAACTTTTGTCCATAGTGGAAAAGCGAAGCAACTACCAATAATCCGAAATAAAGAGCAGCCAGCGTGAACAAGCCCCTTGTCTCTGGCCGGAAAAATTCGAATATCTCCTGATTGCTTAATCGTGTTGCCTGATACTCCGCTCTTTCCGAACCTTTTACAATAACGAGCTTCCCATCCTCTATCGAACGCTGTCCATCAAACGAAATCGCCTGGTTCAGGAAATAATAGTCGCTTCCTATCTGGAGAACACGAACTTCCCCGCCTCTACTCTCCCCTGCTGCCAGATGATCCTGTCTCGTGTAATACTTCCCTTTATATTGTACGGAACCCTCACGCTGTGCAGTCTCATACCAAGGGAATTCAATGCCAAGTATGTGCGTATTGATCATTTCTTTCGCCAAAAACGGTCCCGTCAGCTCTGCCCCAACTGATATGGAGAGCATCAGGATCGCCAGAAGAATCGTCTTTTTAAAAATGGCTGCATAGTGGACTAGCCTTTTCCCCGTCGTCATTCATTCACCCGCTTTCTGTCAGCGTCGCTTCAATCTGCTGTTTCTCGAATTGTTCTTTATACCATCCGCCCAGCTCCAATAGCTGAGCATGTGTACCTTCCTCGACGATTCGTCCTTCGTCTATGACGAGAATCCAATCTGCATGCTGGACGGCCGATAAGCGATGTGTGGTGATCAGTGTTGTTTTGCCTGCACGCTCCCGGCGAATATTCGCGATCATCTCCGCTTCGGTTTTGCCATCCACCGCTGACATGGCATCATCGAGAATCAAGATTTCCGGATTGACCAAAAGAGCTCGGGCAATCGATACCCGCTGTTTTTGTCCGCCTGAAAGGGCTACGCCTTTTTCACCAACGAGTGTTTGCAAGCCTTCGGGCAATAGCTGCACATCCCGAGCAAATGCTGCCTGCTTCAACACTTCCTGTAATTGTTCTTCTGTTGCCTCGTTGTTCCCGAACAAGATGTTTTCGCGGACTGTCTTCGAGAACAGAATCTGCTCCTGCGGTACATAGCCGATCCAGCTCTTGATGTTATCCAGACTGATCTGTTCTAACGCCTCTCCCGAAACACTGATGGCTCCCCGTCCTACCGGATATTCGCGAAGCAGCTGCCGCACCAGCGTGGATTTCCCGCTTCCCGTACGCCCGACGATTCCTAGCGTCTGACCCCGGCCAAGAGTAAAGGAGACATCCACTAGTTGGTCAACCTGCGCAGATGGATAGCGGAATGTCACGGAATCAAACCGAATGACTTCTGGTACTGCCACATGTACCGGTCTGTCGTGATCCGTCACATCGGCTTCA from the Brevibacillus brevis genome contains:
- a CDS encoding RNA polymerase sigma factor, which gives rise to MEKTEIERLLIEIKAGSLEQYELIIDHYQQPIFTYCYHMLGHRQDAEDAVQEVLFRAYEHLDQYTYSLSFSAWLYRIAYNHCANVLKRRKLSRVLPFLYNRDQDGRNYVEESIDSNYFGEPLEQIWKRLSAEERTLIFLRVLEEREYEEISELMDKKPAALRKQFERVLKKCKRYLPTMEGVAANGQKSV
- a CDS encoding ABC transporter ATP-binding protein, which produces MTTGKRLVHYAAIFKKTILLAILMLSISVGAELTGPFLAKEMINTHILGIEFPWYETAQREGSVQYKGKYYTRQDHLAAGESRGGEVRVLQIGSDYYFLNQAISFDGQRSIEDGKLVIVKGSERAEYQATRLSNQEIFEFFRPETRGLFTLAALYFGLLVVASLFHYGQKFLWQKSANQVIERLRIDVFAHIQRLPIQYFDHLPAGKVVARVTNDTEAIRELFTNVLGNFITSGIYLIGIFVALFLLDVRLALVCLVILPIMVVWIYLYRKYASAFNHVIRARISDINGMINESIQGMPIIQAFRREKETMREFGELNEELFTYQNKMLRLNATASFNLVQFIRNIAFVLFIWYFGGASLGIGTLLSLGVLYAFVDYLNRLFQPMTQIVNQLANLEQSLVAASRVFELLDEEGVDVDPAKVPCYQGNVRFDDVSFAYKDDQYVLKNISFEAWPGETVALVGHTGSGKSSIINLLLRFYDVNSGAIMIDGRNVQEFSKQQLRQHMAIVLQDPFLFTGTIRSNVSLDDPSISQEKVEKALCDVGADQLFRSLPKGFDEPVIEKGSTLSLGQRQLISFARALAFDPAILILDEATASIDTETEGIIQNALEVLKKGRTTFIIAHRLSTIKNADQILVLDRGRIVERGKHEDLMEKQGRYYQMYQLQQGNKEARVQEAVGKHGNAPALT
- a CDS encoding DUF1904 family protein translates to MPHLIVRGIQAEQMATISEPLAVELAALCQCGTDNFTIECLQTTGVFGGKIVESFPFIEVAWFERGQEVRDQFAQIVTKHVLSLGIPEVEMAFVAYQKESYYANGEHF